In Enterobacter cloacae, the following are encoded in one genomic region:
- a CDS encoding hypothetical protein (possible pseudo, internal stop codon) produces the protein MKLNARQVDAAKPREKAYKLADGAGLYLEVVPSGSRYWRMKYRFNGKEKRMAFGVYPAVSLAQVRALRDEAKKKLVEGIDPSFAKKEEKLVRDVQLNNTF, from the coding sequence ATGAAGCTTAATGCACGACAGGTAGATGCTGCTAAACCCAGAGAGAAAGCCTACAAGCTAGCAGATGGTGCAGGCTTGTATCTTGAAGTTGTTCCTTCTGGTTCTCGATACTGGCGGATGAAATATCGCTTCAATGGAAAAGAGAAACGTATGGCTTTTGGTGTCTATCCGGCAGTGTCCCTTGCACAAGTGAGGGCACTACGTGATGAAGCCAAGAAAAAGCTGGTCGAAGGCATCGATCCATCGTTTGCCAAGAAAGAAGAAAAGTTGGTTCGCGATGTGCAGCTCAATAATACGTTTTAG
- a CDS encoding hypothetical protein (possible pseudo, internal stop codon) has protein sequence MALEWHETKVSRWSEGYASDIIEAFNKDIFPYIGQLPVNDIKPLVLLNVLRRMESRGATEKAKKVRQRCSEVFRYAIVTGRAEYNPAADLTSAMSGHESKHYPFLTVEELPDFFKALTGYTGSPLVVLAARLLILTGARTGELRGAFWSEFDLEKAVWEIPAERMKMKRPHLVPLSTQALEIVQLLKVMSGQYPLVFPGRNDPRKTMSEASINQVFKRIGYTGKVTGHGFRRTMSTVSTPVLVPRTF, from the coding sequence GTGGCACTTGAATGGCACGAAACGAAGGTAAGCCGGTGGTCAGAAGGTTATGCCTCCGACATTATCGAAGCCTTCAACAAAGATATTTTCCCTTATATTGGCCAACTGCCGGTGAATGACATCAAGCCTTTGGTTCTGCTGAATGTGCTACGTCGAATGGAAAGCCGTGGCGCGACAGAGAAGGCCAAGAAGGTTCGCCAGCGCTGCAGCGAAGTTTTTCGTTATGCCATCGTTACCGGCCGCGCGGAATATAATCCTGCCGCGGATCTAACCAGCGCGATGTCAGGGCATGAATCGAAGCATTATCCCTTCCTTACTGTAGAGGAGTTACCAGACTTCTTTAAAGCTCTCACAGGCTATACAGGAAGCCCGTTAGTTGTACTTGCCGCACGTTTGCTGATCCTTACGGGAGCTCGCACCGGCGAGCTTCGAGGTGCTTTCTGGAGTGAGTTTGATCTTGAAAAAGCGGTGTGGGAAATTCCTGCCGAGCGAATGAAGATGAAACGGCCTCACCTTGTTCCCCTCTCTACCCAAGCGCTGGAGATCGTACAGCTGCTCAAAGTGATGTCTGGGCAATATCCTCTTGTGTTTCCTGGAAGGAATGACCCCCGTAAAACGATGAGCGAAGCGAGTATAAATCAGGTGTTCAAGCGGATTGGATATACGGGGAAGGTAACGGGGCATGGTTTCCGCCGCACGATGAGTACTGTAAGCACACCTGTTTTAGTTCCACGCACTTTTTGA
- the trp1400B gene encoding transposase, translated as MSLRQACRTVSLSRTVYFYRPDTRRDEPVIHALTELAERYPRYGFKKLFQLLRRQGNTWNHKRVHRIYCLLKLNFRRKGKQRLPVRNPAPLATPQALNQSWSIDFMHDALLCGRRFRTFNVVDDFNREALAIEIDLNIPAQRVIRVLDRIVANRGYQLKMRMDNGPELVSLALAQWAEEHGVQLEFIKPGKPTQNAFIERFNRTYRTEILDFYLFRTLNEAREITERWLMEYNNERPHESLNNLTPEEYRLMAEKPEISKSAWN; from the coding sequence ATGAGTTTACGCCAGGCCTGCAGGACAGTATCGCTGAGCAGGACGGTGTATTTTTATCGGCCCGATACCCGGCGTGATGAACCGGTGATCCATGCACTGACTGAACTGGCAGAACGCTATCCGCGATATGGTTTTAAGAAGCTGTTCCAGCTGCTGCGCAGGCAGGGCAATACCTGGAACCATAAACGCGTTCACCGGATTTACTGCCTGCTGAAACTGAATTTTCGTCGCAAGGGAAAACAGCGTCTGCCAGTGCGTAACCCGGCACCACTGGCGACGCCGCAAGCGTTAAACCAGAGCTGGTCCATCGATTTTATGCACGACGCGCTGCTCTGCGGCAGACGCTTCCGGACCTTCAATGTGGTGGATGATTTTAACCGCGAAGCACTGGCGATAGAAATAGACCTGAATATCCCGGCTCAGCGAGTCATCCGGGTGTTGGACAGGATCGTGGCAAACCGCGGCTACCAGCTGAAGATGCGGATGGACAACGGGCCAGAACTGGTCTCACTGGCGCTGGCACAATGGGCCGAAGAACATGGCGTGCAACTCGAATTTATCAAGCCGGGTAAACCAACACAGAATGCTTTTATCGAACGGTTCAACCGGACATACCGGACAGAAATTCTGGATTTTTACCTGTTCAGAACACTGAATGAAGCACGGGAAATTACCGAGCGCTGGCTGATGGAATATAACAACGAGCGGCCTCATGAATCCCTGAACAACCTTACTCCGGAAGAGTACCGGCTGATGGCTGAAAAACCGGAAATCTCAAAAAGTGCGTGGAACTAA
- the trp1400A gene encoding transposase — translation MRKARFTEHQIIAVLKSVEAGRTVKDVCREAGISEASYYNWKAKYGGMEASDIKKMKDLEDENRRLKQMFADLSLECRALKDVIEKKL, via the coding sequence ATGCGTAAAGCCCGATTCACTGAGCACCAGATCATCGCTGTCCTGAAGTCTGTTGAAGCCGGACGTACCGTCAAGGATGTCTGCCGCGAAGCAGGGATTTCTGAAGCCTCGTACTACAACTGGAAAGCAAAGTACGGTGGGATGGAAGCCTCTGATATCAAAAAGATGAAAGATCTTGAGGACGAAAACCGACGCCTCAAACAGATGTTTGCTGATCTCAGCCTTGAGTGCCGGGCACTTAAAGACGTCATCGAAAAAAAGCTTTAA